A genomic window from Sulfurospirillum oryzae includes:
- a CDS encoding HAD family hydrolase: MNKVIIFDLDGTLLDTLEDIAISANFALSTLGFNTEESQKYRYFVGEGVFKLFENIFASNPQSEETIQEAVALFESHYAKQFNQNTKLYDGISKLLSFLQKRGFAMAILSNKPDSFTKMCAMKYLRQWKFDVVYGAREGVPRKPHPKGALDISDFLHVKPNECYYLGDTMIDMQTANSAGMIALGALWGFREEAELREHGAKHLMKTPSEVIKLLAEV; the protein is encoded by the coding sequence ATGAACAAAGTTATTATTTTTGATTTGGATGGCACACTTCTTGATACATTAGAAGATATTGCTATCAGTGCTAATTTTGCGTTATCAACGCTCGGGTTTAACACAGAAGAGTCTCAAAAATACCGCTATTTTGTAGGGGAGGGTGTTTTCAAGCTTTTTGAAAACATCTTTGCCTCAAATCCTCAATCTGAAGAGACGATCCAAGAAGCTGTTGCACTTTTTGAAAGTCATTATGCAAAACAGTTTAATCAAAATACAAAGCTTTACGACGGCATCAGTAAGTTGCTTAGTTTCCTTCAAAAAAGAGGTTTTGCTATGGCAATTCTCTCCAACAAACCAGACTCCTTTACCAAAATGTGTGCTATGAAATATTTACGTCAGTGGAAGTTTGATGTGGTTTATGGCGCACGTGAGGGCGTACCTAGAAAGCCTCATCCAAAAGGTGCTTTGGACATTAGCGATTTTTTACATGTAAAGCCAAATGAGTGTTATTACTTGGGCGATACGATGATTGATATGCAAACGGCTAATAGTGCGGGAATGATAGCGCTTGGTGCATTATGGGGATTTAGAGAAGAAGCTGAACTTAGAGAACACGGGGCGAAGCATTTAATGAAAACACCCAGCGAGGTCATAAAGCTCCTCGCTGAGGTTTGA
- a CDS encoding methyl-accepting chemotaxis protein, translating to MHFKTKVTLIIALLICISLTAFGFVSYIDTKKNSITQVEANLKMASRSLTDYIDLWILSKKNSLESSARMLTDIENMSEAQVKAILQESTKASGGRDSFLGIEASGVMIYGSNTTPKVDPRTRPWYVMGKTTGKAGMTDIYRGSADPIDLVAVMAPIVKNGKIIGVVATSFELTHIVKAVSDINFNGGYGMLLDAKKTVIAHPKADRLGKESVLASKIKTEPEGIIEFYLDTNKLFAFKASQETSWIPGIVFEKESAYAFLNGQIKELFVIGLIMLVLSVAIMAFLIKILLDPLDKLNNVVKDLSSSEGDLRQRLQSLTQDEFGQVSGNINKFIEKLHEIVKKSKEISNENASISEELSRTASEVVRNVDAEAKIVSKTKESGIALTNAIEASVQKATISQEALRKTQQDINTVKNQAEHLEKTMQETAVKEQNLADRLNTVSHNANEVKEVLSIIRDIADQTNLLALNAAIEAARAGEHGRGFAVVADEVRKLAERTQKSLVEIDATINVVVQSIMDANTDIAHNAEEVNTLASISIELQNGMNNIDTTIQKTIEDAHMTVDNFVHTATQIKGMVEEIEKINVISNENVASIDNVSQASEHLHTMTENLNNELGKFKS from the coding sequence ATGCACTTCAAAACGAAAGTTACCCTCATTATTGCACTTTTAATCTGTATCAGCCTTACTGCATTTGGTTTTGTAAGTTATATTGATACGAAGAAAAATAGCATTACGCAAGTTGAGGCAAATCTCAAAATGGCTTCGCGCTCATTGACGGATTATATTGATCTATGGATTTTAAGCAAAAAAAATAGCTTAGAAAGTTCAGCGCGTATGCTCACAGATATTGAAAATATGAGTGAAGCACAAGTCAAAGCGATCCTTCAAGAGAGTACCAAAGCATCCGGTGGACGTGATAGCTTTTTAGGGATTGAAGCGAGTGGTGTCATGATTTATGGTAGCAATACTACTCCTAAAGTTGACCCTCGTACACGACCGTGGTATGTCATGGGTAAAACAACAGGCAAAGCAGGGATGACAGATATTTACCGTGGATCTGCCGATCCTATTGATTTGGTTGCTGTTATGGCACCTATCGTTAAAAATGGTAAAATAATTGGTGTTGTGGCAACCTCTTTTGAACTCACCCATATTGTTAAAGCAGTAAGTGATATTAACTTTAACGGTGGCTATGGCATGCTTTTGGATGCCAAAAAAACAGTTATCGCACACCCTAAAGCTGACCGTTTAGGAAAAGAGTCTGTTTTAGCTTCAAAAATCAAAACTGAACCTGAAGGAATTATTGAATTTTATTTAGACACCAATAAACTTTTTGCGTTTAAAGCATCTCAGGAAACGAGTTGGATTCCAGGGATTGTTTTTGAAAAAGAGTCCGCTTATGCGTTCTTAAATGGTCAAATCAAAGAACTTTTTGTGATAGGTTTGATCATGCTGGTTCTCTCCGTAGCTATTATGGCCTTTTTAATTAAAATACTCCTTGATCCACTCGACAAGCTTAACAACGTTGTTAAAGACCTCTCTAGCAGTGAAGGTGATCTTAGACAAAGACTTCAATCTTTAACCCAAGATGAGTTTGGTCAAGTTTCAGGGAATATCAACAAGTTCATTGAAAAACTCCATGAAATTGTTAAAAAATCTAAAGAGATTAGTAATGAAAATGCCTCTATCTCTGAAGAACTTTCACGTACGGCTTCAGAAGTTGTTAGAAACGTTGATGCGGAAGCAAAAATTGTAAGCAAAACCAAAGAGAGCGGTATTGCACTCACGAATGCCATTGAAGCTTCAGTGCAAAAAGCGACGATTTCGCAAGAAGCATTACGTAAAACACAACAAGATATCAATACTGTTAAAAACCAAGCCGAACATTTAGAGAAAACGATGCAAGAGACAGCGGTTAAAGAGCAAAATTTGGCAGATCGTCTTAACACAGTGAGTCACAATGCTAATGAGGTAAAAGAAGTTCTTAGCATTATTCGTGATATTGCTGATCAAACAAACTTACTTGCTTTAAATGCGGCCATTGAAGCGGCGCGTGCAGGAGAACATGGACGTGGTTTTGCCGTTGTTGCCGATGAAGTACGAAAGCTCGCAGAGCGAACTCAAAAGAGCTTGGTGGAGATAGATGCGACCATCAATGTCGTTGTTCAATCCATCATGGATGCCAATACCGATATTGCTCACAATGCAGAAGAAGTGAATACCCTTGCTTCTATCTCTATTGAATTACAAAACGGTATGAACAACATTGATACCACGATTCAAAAAACCATTGAAGACGCACATATGACTGTTGATAATTTTGTTCACACAGCAACACAAATCAAAGGGATGGTAGAGGAGATTGAGAAAATCAATGTCATTTCTAATGAGAATGTCGCTAGTATCGATAATGTCTCTCAAGCCTCAGAACATCTTCATACGATGACAGAAAATCTTAATAACGAATTAGGTAAGTTCAAATCCTAA